From a region of the Candidatus Methylomirabilota bacterium genome:
- a CDS encoding phosphomethylpyrimidine synthase ThiC, translating to LPDKQDVKDGVIAYKIAAHAADLAKGHPGARDWDDALSRARFEFRWEDQFDLSLDPETARSFHDETLPAEGAKVAHFCSMCGPHFCSMKITQEVREYAKAQGLADDSAAIAQGLREKAEEFKKSGAQLYVPKS from the coding sequence CTGCCCGACAAGCAGGACGTCAAGGACGGCGTCATTGCCTACAAGATCGCCGCCCACGCCGCGGATCTCGCCAAGGGCCACCCCGGCGCGCGCGACTGGGACGATGCGCTGTCACGCGCGCGCTTCGAGTTCCGCTGGGAGGACCAGTTCGACCTCTCGCTCGATCCCGAGACCGCGCGCTCCTTCCACGACGAGACCCTGCCGGCCGAGGGCGCCAAGGTGGCGCACTTCTGCTCCATGTGCGGGCCGCACTTCTGCTCGATGAAGATCACGCAGGAAGTCCGTGAATACGCCAAGGCCCAAGGGCTCGCCGACGACAGCGCCGCCATCGCCCAGGGCCTGCGCGAGAAGGCGGAAGAGTTCAAGAAGTCCGGCGCCCAGCTCTACGTCCCGAAGTCCTGA